In the Leptolyngbya sp. 'hensonii' genome, one interval contains:
- the fabF gene encoding beta-ketoacyl-ACP synthase II encodes MTSSLNKRVVVTGLGAITPIGNTLTEYWQGLLSGRNGIGPITLFDASKHDCRIAGEVKGFDPHAYLDRKDAKRMDRFAQFAVAASKQAIADGQFVINDLNAEQVGVMIGTGIGGLKVLEDQQEIYLNRGPDRCSPFMIPMMIANMAAGLTAIHTGAKGPNSCSVTACAAGSNAVGDAFRLIQRGYAQAMICGGTEAAVTPLSVAGFAAARALSTRNDDPAHACRPFDQDRDGFVMGEGAGILLLEELEHARSRNARIYAEIVGYAMTCDAYHMTSPVPGGEGAARAIQLALKDAGVLPEQVSYINAHGTSTPANDSTETAAIKKALGEAAYQVTVSSTKSMTGHLLGGSGGIEAVAATMAVAHDHVPPTINLENPDSACDLDYIPHTSRAQIVNVALSNSFGFGGHNVTLVFKKYAV; translated from the coding sequence ATGACAAGTTCTCTCAATAAACGTGTCGTTGTGACCGGCCTGGGTGCAATCACCCCGATCGGAAACACATTGACAGAGTACTGGCAGGGCCTGCTAAGCGGGCGCAACGGTATTGGTCCCATCACCCTGTTCGATGCTTCAAAGCATGATTGCCGGATTGCCGGAGAGGTCAAGGGGTTTGACCCTCACGCCTATCTGGATCGTAAAGATGCCAAACGCATGGACCGATTTGCCCAGTTTGCCGTCGCTGCCAGTAAGCAGGCGATCGCAGACGGCCAATTCGTGATCAATGACCTGAATGCAGAACAGGTCGGGGTGATGATCGGAACCGGTATTGGTGGCCTGAAAGTGCTGGAAGACCAGCAGGAAATTTACTTGAACCGGGGGCCCGATCGATGCAGCCCCTTCATGATTCCCATGATGATCGCCAATATGGCCGCTGGGTTAACGGCGATTCACACGGGGGCCAAAGGGCCAAACTCCTGCTCCGTTACAGCCTGCGCTGCTGGGTCTAACGCCGTCGGCGACGCCTTTCGGCTGATCCAGCGGGGTTATGCCCAGGCCATGATTTGTGGGGGCACAGAAGCAGCCGTGACGCCCCTGTCTGTCGCTGGTTTTGCTGCCGCCCGCGCCCTATCTACCCGGAATGACGATCCGGCTCATGCCTGCCGTCCTTTCGACCAGGATCGGGATGGCTTTGTCATGGGGGAAGGAGCAGGTATCCTGCTTCTGGAGGAATTGGAACATGCTCGCAGCCGGAACGCTCGCATCTATGCTGAGATTGTTGGCTATGCCATGACCTGTGACGCCTACCACATGACTTCCCCCGTACCTGGCGGGGAGGGAGCAGCGAGGGCAATCCAACTGGCCCTGAAGGATGCGGGAGTGCTCCCGGAGCAGGTCAGTTACATTAATGCCCATGGCACCAGCACACCGGCTAATGATTCGACTGAGACAGCAGCGATTAAGAAAGCACTGGGTGAAGCCGCTTATCAGGTTACAGTCAGCTCCACCAAGTCCATGACGGGTCATCTGTTGGGCGGTTCTGGAGGGATTGAAGCCGTTGCTGCAACCATGGCTGTTGCCCACGATCACGTCCCCCCCACGATTAACCTGGAGAATCCGGATTCAGCTTGCGACCTGGATTACATTCCCCATACCAGCCGAGCCCAGATCGTTAACGTGGCCCTGTCCAACTCCTTCGGGTTTGGGGGTCACAACGTCACTCTGGTATTCAAGAAATACGCTGTGTAA
- the acpP gene encoding acyl carrier protein has product MSQEEVFAKVQKIVAEQLGVDAAEVKPQASFANDLGADSLDTVELVMALEEEFKTEIPDEDAEKIATVQDAVDYISGKAAA; this is encoded by the coding sequence ATGAGCCAAGAAGAAGTTTTTGCGAAGGTTCAGAAGATTGTTGCTGAACAACTGGGAGTTGATGCTGCTGAAGTTAAGCCCCAAGCCAGCTTTGCGAATGACCTAGGGGCCGACTCTCTGGATACGGTAGAACTGGTCATGGCCCTGGAAGAAGAATTTAAGACTGAAATTCCCGACGAAGATGCAGAGAAGATTGCAACAGTTCAGGATGCAGTTGATTATATCTCTGGCAAAGCTGCAGCGTAA
- a CDS encoding CoB--CoM heterodisulfide reductase iron-sulfur subunit B family protein, which translates to MPSPSLRYAYFPGCVAQGACRELYQSTQALTQALGIELVELKKAACCGSGTFKEDSLLLEDTVNARNIALAEELQLPLLTHCSTCQGVIGHVDERLKQAQQRNPAYLEQVNALLEKESCSPYQGTTEVKHLLWALVGDYGLDALRERVTRKLTGLRCAAFYGCYLLRAQTLLPYDDPFNPHTLESVFAAVGATPVQYQGRTQCCGWPISSYATTASFQMAGKHLKAAIVAGADCMVTPCPLCHLNLDSRQPEIERTIGETLGLPILHLPQLVALALGVTPQELGLNRHIVSTRSIVEKIESL; encoded by the coding sequence ATGCCATCCCCATCTCTCAGATATGCTTATTTTCCAGGTTGTGTCGCTCAGGGAGCCTGTCGGGAGTTGTATCAATCTACCCAGGCCCTGACCCAGGCTTTAGGAATTGAACTGGTCGAATTGAAAAAGGCAGCCTGCTGCGGGTCAGGCACCTTCAAAGAAGACTCGCTACTCCTGGAAGATACGGTCAATGCCCGCAATATTGCCCTGGCCGAAGAGTTGCAGTTGCCCCTGCTGACCCACTGTAGTACCTGCCAGGGGGTCATTGGTCATGTGGATGAGCGATTAAAACAGGCCCAGCAGAGAAATCCGGCCTATCTGGAACAGGTCAATGCCCTGCTTGAAAAAGAGAGTTGTTCTCCCTATCAGGGGACGACGGAGGTCAAACATCTCCTCTGGGCTCTAGTCGGAGACTATGGCCTGGATGCCTTACGGGAGCGGGTGACGCGCAAATTAACCGGATTGCGCTGTGCCGCTTTCTATGGCTGCTACCTGCTACGGGCTCAGACCCTGCTCCCCTACGATGATCCCTTTAACCCCCACACCCTGGAAAGTGTTTTTGCAGCGGTTGGGGCCACGCCGGTCCAGTATCAGGGGCGAACCCAATGTTGTGGTTGGCCTATTTCCAGCTACGCCACGACTGCATCTTTTCAAATGGCTGGCAAACATCTGAAAGCCGCGATCGTTGCCGGAGCTGATTGCATGGTTACCCCCTGCCCCCTCTGTCACCTGAATCTGGATTCCCGCCAACCCGAAATCGAGCGGACGATCGGAGAAACTCTGGGCCTGCCCATTCTGCACTTGCCCCAACTGGTTGCCTTGGCGCTCGGTGTGACTCCACAGGAGCTAGGGCTCAACCGACACATTGTCTCTACCCGATCGATCGTTGAAAAAATCGAGAGCTTGTAG
- the psaC gene encoding photosystem I iron-sulfur center protein PsaC — translation MSHSVKIYDTCIGCTQCVRACPTDVLEMVPWDGCKAQQIASSPRTEDCVGCKRCETACPTDFLSIRVYLGAETTRSMGLAY, via the coding sequence ATGTCTCATTCAGTCAAAATTTATGATACGTGCATTGGTTGTACCCAGTGCGTTCGTGCCTGCCCCACTGACGTTCTAGAAATGGTTCCCTGGGACGGCTGTAAGGCACAGCAAATTGCCTCTTCCCCTCGCACAGAAGATTGTGTTGGCTGCAAGCGGTGCGAAACGGCCTGCCCCACCGATTTTCTCAGCATTCGCGTATACCTGGGTGCTGAAACCACCCGTAGCATGGGTTTGGCTTACTAG
- the glmS gene encoding glutamine--fructose-6-phosphate transaminase (isomerizing), producing the protein MCGIVGYIGTQTASGILLEGLKRLEYRGYDSAGIALVEDGLIHCIRAKGKLHSLQEKLEGLEHKAQIGIGHTRWATHGKPEEYNAHPHLDNASHIAVVQNGIIENYRELRERLTEQGHQFLSETDTEVIPHLIADLMAAETAVENTAPYRLHPSPFFAATLKALPQLEGSFALAILCADYPDELLVVRQQNPMVIGFGQGEFFCASDIPAIIPYTHAFLPLETGELARLTPLGVEVYDFAGNRLRKMPRTLNVSMTTVEKQGFRHFMHKEIYEQPSVVRACLEAYAREGDFRGDSTTFPIELGLPADLCQDLQQIQIIACGTSWHAGLVGRYLLEQLAGIPTVVHYASEFRYAPPPLTPNTLTIGVTQSGETADTLAALEMELRRRADKSPELACRLLGITNRPESSLGRLVPYLINTHAGIEIGVAATKSFTAQLMAFYFLALDLAARRQTLSPEQLQQILLGLRQLPTQIEQTLESQEKPIEELAHQFTDTQDFIFVGRGINFPIALEGALKLKEISYIHAEGYPAGEMKHGPIALLDAKVPVVAIAVPGQVYEKVLSNAQEAKARDAQLIGVTPADGASAIDIFDTVLPVPKVEEMLSPLLTVVPLQLLAYHIAARRGLDVDQPRNLAKSVTVE; encoded by the coding sequence ATGTGCGGAATTGTTGGCTATATTGGCACCCAGACAGCAAGTGGCATTCTCCTGGAAGGGCTAAAACGGTTGGAGTACCGGGGCTATGACTCTGCTGGGATTGCCCTGGTTGAAGATGGCTTGATCCACTGCATTCGGGCCAAGGGTAAATTGCACAGCCTGCAGGAAAAGCTGGAAGGACTGGAGCACAAGGCCCAAATTGGGATTGGTCATACCCGTTGGGCCACCCATGGCAAGCCAGAGGAATATAATGCGCACCCCCACCTGGATAATGCCAGTCACATTGCGGTGGTTCAGAACGGCATCATTGAGAACTATCGGGAATTGCGGGAGCGGCTGACGGAGCAGGGGCATCAGTTCCTCTCTGAGACAGATACAGAAGTCATTCCCCATTTGATTGCCGATTTGATGGCCGCCGAAACAGCGGTAGAAAACACGGCTCCTTACAGGCTGCATCCGTCGCCTTTCTTTGCCGCCACCCTCAAAGCCCTGCCGCAACTGGAAGGATCTTTTGCCCTAGCCATTCTCTGTGCCGACTATCCGGATGAACTGCTGGTGGTGCGGCAGCAAAATCCCATGGTGATTGGGTTTGGTCAGGGAGAATTTTTCTGCGCTTCCGATATCCCAGCGATTATTCCCTACACCCATGCCTTTCTGCCCCTGGAAACTGGGGAACTGGCCAGACTGACTCCCCTGGGAGTGGAGGTCTATGATTTCGCGGGGAATCGCCTGCGGAAGATGCCCCGTACCCTGAATGTCAGCATGACTACGGTGGAAAAGCAGGGCTTCCGTCATTTCATGCACAAGGAAATCTACGAACAGCCCAGTGTGGTGCGGGCCTGTCTGGAGGCTTATGCCAGGGAAGGAGACTTCCGTGGGGATTCCACGACCTTTCCGATCGAACTGGGGCTCCCGGCAGATCTGTGCCAGGATTTGCAGCAAATTCAGATTATTGCCTGTGGCACCAGTTGGCATGCTGGATTGGTGGGCCGTTACCTGCTGGAACAACTGGCTGGGATTCCGACGGTGGTTCACTATGCGTCGGAGTTTCGCTATGCCCCGCCCCCTCTGACCCCCAACACCCTCACGATCGGCGTCACCCAGTCTGGCGAAACCGCCGATACCCTGGCAGCCCTGGAGATGGAATTGCGGCGGCGGGCGGACAAATCTCCAGAACTGGCCTGTCGGCTGCTGGGAATTACCAACCGTCCTGAAAGTTCCCTCGGACGCCTGGTTCCGTACCTGATCAATACCCATGCTGGGATTGAAATTGGGGTGGCTGCCACCAAGAGCTTCACGGCCCAACTGATGGCCTTTTATTTTCTGGCTCTGGATCTGGCTGCCCGTCGTCAGACCCTATCACCAGAACAGCTCCAACAAATTTTGCTGGGCCTGCGGCAACTGCCGACTCAGATTGAGCAGACCCTGGAAAGCCAGGAGAAGCCGATCGAAGAACTGGCCCATCAATTCACAGATACCCAGGACTTCATTTTTGTTGGTCGGGGGATTAACTTCCCGATCGCCTTGGAAGGTGCCCTGAAACTCAAGGAAATCAGCTATATCCATGCGGAAGGCTATCCGGCTGGGGAGATGAAACACGGCCCGATTGCCCTGCTGGACGCGAAGGTGCCCGTGGTGGCGATCGCCGTTCCTGGTCAGGTCTATGAGAAGGTGCTCTCGAATGCCCAGGAAGCCAAAGCCCGCGATGCCCAGTTGATTGGGGTGACCCCTGCGGATGGGGCCAGTGCGATCGACATTTTTGATACGGTGTTGCCAGTTCCCAAAGTCGAGGAGATGCTCTCGCCCCTGCTGACGGTGGTGCCGCTCCAGCTTCTGGCCTATCACATTGCCGCCCGTCGGGGTCTGGATGTGGATCAGCCCCGGAATTTGGCCAAGTCCGTGACCGTCGAGTAG
- a CDS encoding NAD(P)/FAD-dependent oxidoreductase, translating to MTRDQYDLVIIGASQAGVQAARQGIALGGRVALVTQGIEPIAGLTLAQVGRILAEIGTVDRRSTYWHGTTAAPLSWAEILAWTQRVVTNLRAVDAPAVLAALGVDVVMGMGEFLPQARPVLAVADRPLMASAYLVAMPARPQIPAIPGLTPSACLTVDDPCTLTEQPQKVAIVGDGPIGLQLAQGLVRLGTSVTVVTDAPHLLPGEDREATRLLQAQLEVEGVRILTGQPIDQVRSLAGAQEIQVGGQTIQAELLLVDGGYRLNLDSLNLPAVGVVQDQQGLRLNRKLQTSQPRIYVCRDDRAGYPVPQMALEQTTIVVRNALFWPIARFDPTGIPRIVPTDPELAAVGLTEPEAQQRYGKDLLVVQQSLHALEQAQFSGDTTGFGKLLLRRNGTLVGAQIVGTGASDLIGPIALALRQRSKLGTIATGAVISQRSDLLRQLVLEGQRLQGLHRPWWSRLMTSH from the coding sequence ATGACTAGAGATCAATACGATCTAGTCATCATCGGAGCCAGTCAGGCTGGTGTCCAGGCGGCCCGTCAGGGGATAGCTCTGGGGGGCAGGGTGGCTCTAGTCACCCAGGGGATCGAGCCGATCGCTGGGCTAACGTTGGCCCAGGTGGGGCGGATCCTGGCTGAAATCGGCACCGTCGATCGGCGGAGCACCTACTGGCATGGAACCACAGCAGCACCCCTTTCCTGGGCTGAGATCCTGGCCTGGACTCAACGGGTAGTGACGAATCTGCGGGCAGTAGACGCTCCGGCAGTGCTGGCGGCGCTGGGGGTGGATGTGGTGATGGGGATGGGCGAGTTTCTCCCCCAGGCTCGGCCTGTGCTGGCAGTAGCCGATCGGCCCCTGATGGCCTCTGCGTATCTGGTGGCTATGCCTGCCCGGCCCCAGATCCCGGCAATTCCGGGACTGACCCCCTCGGCCTGTCTGACGGTGGATGATCCCTGCACCCTGACGGAACAGCCTCAAAAGGTGGCGATCGTCGGTGATGGTCCGATCGGGTTACAACTGGCCCAGGGGTTGGTCCGGTTGGGCACCTCAGTGACGGTGGTCACTGATGCCCCCCACTTGCTGCCGGGAGAAGACCGGGAAGCCACCCGGTTACTGCAAGCGCAACTGGAAGTTGAAGGGGTGCGAATTTTAACAGGACAGCCGATCGACCAGGTACGGTCCCTAGCCGGAGCCCAGGAAATCCAGGTGGGAGGGCAAACCATCCAGGCCGAACTTCTGTTAGTGGATGGGGGCTATCGGCTGAATCTGGACAGCCTGAATCTGCCAGCAGTGGGGGTGGTCCAGGACCAGCAGGGCCTGCGCCTGAACCGGAAACTGCAGACGAGCCAGCCCCGGATCTATGTCTGTCGGGACGATCGGGCAGGGTATCCTGTCCCTCAGATGGCTCTGGAACAGACAACGATCGTGGTTCGGAATGCCCTGTTCTGGCCGATCGCCCGGTTTGATCCGACGGGAATTCCCCGCATTGTGCCCACGGATCCGGAACTGGCAGCAGTGGGGCTGACTGAACCAGAGGCACAGCAACGTTACGGCAAGGATCTGCTCGTGGTGCAGCAATCCCTGCATGCCCTGGAGCAGGCCCAATTCTCTGGGGATACCACCGGCTTTGGCAAGCTCCTGTTGCGGCGCAATGGCACCCTGGTCGGAGCCCAGATTGTCGGGACAGGGGCCAGTGATCTGATCGGCCCGATCGCCTTGGCCCTGCGGCAGCGGTCGAAGCTGGGGACGATCGCAACGGGGGCTGTGATTTCCCAGCGATCGGATCTACTGCGACAGCTCGTTCTGGAGGGACAACGGTTACAGGGGCTGCATCGTCCCTGGTGGAGCCGCCTTATGACAAGTCATTAA
- a CDS encoding iron uptake porin, translating into MQGLSGQLRLTGFLLLGAIPISCGPAWADEASTNPGRSVLSPLNQIEVYRNGYHSGMPVIVVNTSNQVTSVSQLSDVQPTDWAFQALQSLVERYGCVVGYPDGTYRGNRPLTRYEFAAGLNACMDRINELIAAATTNLVTKEDLEIVKRLQEEFAAELATLRGRVDALEARTARLEAQQFSTTTKLSGEVILAITDAFGGSGVTDFAGNPNAPVNAEGNTVFQERVRLNFVTSFSGKDRLQTRLQVGNTIPVLTTTTPAGLAAVNLFANEGRLAQDNTTIALTNNSVYLDLLSYQVPIGSQAQLSIFANAGFHYHYADTLSPYLDSEDGGSGAISRFGERNPIYNINGNNGAVVPGGAGVGFTFRPTDAIRLDVGYLASRASTPTPGSGLFNGNYSALAQVVFQPFRGLKLGFTYVNAYNAAGTFRFGGAGNAVGSFRGNLLFPFAPDPLAPANNSPVASNSYGVEASFQVAPGFVIGGWGGFTAARLITFGDAEIWNYALTLSFPDLGKKGNLAAIIIGAEPTLKGLQSGGQQVALPDRDDSLHIEGFYKYQVNDNISITPGLIWLPAINQRGANSDVFIGTIRTTFSF; encoded by the coding sequence ATGCAGGGTTTATCGGGACAGTTGCGGTTGACGGGATTCTTGCTACTGGGTGCCATCCCTATCTCCTGTGGTCCGGCTTGGGCCGATGAAGCCTCAACCAATCCTGGAAGGTCGGTTCTTTCCCCCTTGAACCAGATTGAGGTTTACCGCAATGGGTATCACTCGGGGATGCCGGTTATTGTCGTTAACACCAGTAATCAGGTCACTTCCGTTTCCCAGTTGTCAGATGTACAGCCGACAGATTGGGCCTTTCAGGCACTGCAGTCTCTGGTAGAGCGCTATGGCTGCGTTGTTGGGTATCCCGATGGCACTTACCGGGGGAATCGGCCCCTGACCCGCTATGAATTCGCGGCAGGTTTGAACGCCTGCATGGATCGGATCAACGAACTGATTGCTGCGGCGACAACCAATCTGGTGACCAAAGAGGACCTGGAAATCGTCAAGCGGTTGCAGGAAGAGTTTGCGGCTGAACTGGCCACCCTGCGAGGCCGGGTCGATGCCCTGGAAGCCCGAACTGCCCGGTTAGAAGCCCAGCAATTCTCAACTACAACAAAACTATCCGGGGAAGTCATTCTGGCCATTACCGATGCCTTTGGTGGGAGCGGGGTGACGGATTTTGCCGGGAATCCTAATGCTCCTGTGAATGCAGAAGGTAACACGGTTTTCCAGGAGCGGGTGCGCTTGAACTTTGTTACCAGTTTTAGTGGCAAAGACCGGCTGCAGACCCGATTACAGGTGGGGAATACGATCCCGGTTCTGACAACCACCACTCCCGCAGGATTAGCCGCCGTAAACCTGTTCGCCAATGAGGGACGGTTAGCCCAGGACAACACAACGATCGCCCTGACCAATAACTCGGTCTACCTGGATCTGCTATCCTACCAGGTCCCGATCGGCTCCCAGGCTCAGCTCAGCATCTTTGCCAATGCTGGCTTCCATTATCACTATGCTGATACCCTCAGCCCTTATCTGGACAGTGAAGATGGGGGGAGTGGGGCGATTTCCCGGTTTGGCGAACGCAACCCGATTTACAACATCAATGGCAATAATGGTGCGGTGGTGCCAGGAGGGGCAGGGGTAGGCTTTACCTTCAGACCTACCGACGCGATTCGGTTGGACGTGGGCTATCTCGCCAGTCGGGCCAGCACCCCGACCCCTGGCTCCGGTTTATTCAACGGCAACTATTCAGCCCTGGCCCAGGTAGTTTTCCAGCCCTTCCGAGGGTTGAAACTAGGCTTCACCTATGTCAATGCTTACAACGCTGCCGGAACCTTCCGGTTTGGTGGAGCCGGTAACGCCGTGGGGTCCTTCCGGGGTAACCTGTTGTTCCCCTTTGCCCCCGATCCCCTGGCTCCCGCCAATAATTCCCCTGTCGCCAGCAACTCCTACGGGGTAGAAGCCTCCTTCCAGGTAGCCCCCGGCTTCGTCATCGGCGGCTGGGGAGGCTTCACCGCTGCCCGCCTGATTACCTTTGGGGATGCCGAAATCTGGAACTATGCGCTCACCCTATCTTTTCCGGATCTGGGTAAGAAAGGTAACCTGGCCGCCATCATCATCGGGGCTGAGCCTACTTTGAAGGGCCTCCAGTCCGGTGGACAGCAAGTCGCTTTACCCGATCGGGATGACTCCCTGCACATCGAAGGCTTCTACAAGTATCAGGTCAACGATAATATCTCCATTACCCCCGGCCTGATCTGGCTACCAGCCATTAACCAGCGGGGTGCTAACAGCGATGTTTTTATTGGCACTATTAGAACCACGTTTTCGTTTTAA
- a CDS encoding nitrite/sulfite reductase yields MTQPGLTWKTVLADKIPPTMAEEIDTFETQMKLRRQGKLDEKVFAELRLRRGAYGQRYDNGFRHDGEKSQTIPFPHPALTKGPETKWEAPGMQRIKIPYGGMTADQMEVLADVAEEYADCILHVTTRQDFQLHFISLDDTPDMHRRLAAVGITTREACGNSVRNVTACPLAGVCRDEAFDVTGYAGETTQYFLGHRDVQDFGRKFKIAFSGCKQHPCGLTSMHDLGLIATTRMVDGVERQGFEVYVGGGLGAVPHLAKLLDDFVPTEELLPLSQAIARVYARLGEKKNRNKARIKFLVAKLGIEEFRRLVKEERAILEPDPGWAEWIPELPSYDESGLPEPVSAGQAIDLEADAIAFAQWKSTNIYPQRQAGFVCVTISLPLGDLTSQQMRGLADIARRFTRDTTRTTVEQNILLRWIHEADLPALYLALKAINLHAAGAESIVDITACPGTDTCKLGIASSRGLAGELRQRLAVKGWQYNEAVKDIRIKASGCFNSCSQHMVAEIGFYGSNRLVDRRRVPHFHLILGGEWDNNAAQYGQSLGVVPSKRVPDVVEFLVDLFLKDRQKGEKFSQFVHRIGKKDIKERLAPFLEIPAYAVDKSFYRDWGDTREFTIGDIGVGECAGEVVSLTDFGVATAESLYFDATLLLEGNSSNGNVKQAAEKALEAMISAAQALLKVQNIDISKDPEVVVREFRKYFYDTELFYDPFAKGKFASYLFQAYDQRDRAVDLDQARQLIEEARLFIEAAHECNTRMLQAGITSPASFQKWLLDRQMQQSS; encoded by the coding sequence ATGACCCAACCCGGCTTAACTTGGAAAACTGTTCTAGCAGATAAAATCCCGCCAACCATGGCAGAAGAGATTGATACCTTCGAAACCCAGATGAAGCTGCGTCGTCAAGGGAAGCTAGATGAAAAGGTATTTGCCGAGTTACGGCTGCGTCGGGGTGCTTATGGGCAGCGGTACGATAATGGCTTTCGCCATGATGGTGAAAAGTCTCAAACCATTCCTTTCCCCCATCCAGCCCTGACCAAAGGACCGGAGACGAAGTGGGAAGCCCCCGGTATGCAGCGGATTAAGATTCCCTATGGGGGAATGACCGCTGACCAGATGGAAGTCCTGGCAGATGTGGCTGAGGAATACGCAGACTGCATTCTCCATGTCACGACCCGCCAGGATTTCCAACTCCACTTTATCTCGCTGGATGATACCCCTGACATGCATCGCCGTCTCGCTGCCGTGGGCATCACCACCCGTGAAGCCTGTGGTAACTCTGTGCGTAATGTCACGGCCTGTCCCCTGGCTGGAGTCTGTCGGGATGAAGCCTTCGATGTGACGGGATATGCGGGCGAAACCACCCAATACTTCCTGGGACATCGGGATGTACAGGATTTTGGTCGTAAGTTTAAAATTGCTTTCTCCGGTTGCAAGCAACATCCCTGTGGGTTGACTTCCATGCATGACCTGGGCCTAATTGCCACAACCCGAATGGTGGATGGGGTGGAGAGGCAAGGCTTTGAAGTGTATGTGGGGGGTGGACTGGGAGCCGTGCCACATTTGGCCAAACTGCTGGATGACTTTGTGCCAACGGAAGAGCTCTTGCCCCTGTCCCAGGCGATCGCTCGCGTCTATGCTCGTCTGGGTGAGAAGAAAAACCGTAACAAGGCCCGGATTAAGTTTTTGGTCGCAAAATTGGGGATTGAGGAGTTTCGCCGTCTGGTGAAAGAGGAGCGGGCAATTCTGGAGCCAGATCCAGGCTGGGCGGAATGGATTCCTGAGTTACCCTCCTACGACGAGTCTGGCCTGCCGGAACCCGTTTCTGCCGGTCAGGCGATCGATCTGGAAGCAGATGCCATTGCCTTTGCCCAGTGGAAATCCACCAACATCTACCCTCAGCGGCAGGCAGGGTTTGTCTGTGTGACGATCTCCTTGCCGCTGGGAGACCTCACCTCACAGCAGATGCGGGGTCTGGCAGATATTGCCCGTCGCTTTACCCGCGATACCACCCGCACCACGGTGGAGCAGAATATTCTCCTGCGCTGGATCCATGAAGCTGATCTGCCTGCTCTCTATCTGGCACTGAAGGCCATCAACCTGCATGCGGCAGGGGCTGAATCGATCGTGGATATCACGGCCTGCCCCGGCACCGACACCTGCAAACTGGGAATTGCCAGTTCGCGCGGTCTGGCGGGTGAGTTACGCCAGCGACTGGCCGTCAAGGGTTGGCAGTATAACGAAGCGGTTAAGGACATTCGGATTAAGGCCAGCGGCTGTTTTAACTCCTGCAGCCAGCACATGGTGGCCGAGATCGGCTTCTATGGGTCGAATCGGCTCGTCGATCGGCGGCGGGTGCCCCACTTCCACCTGATTTTGGGGGGCGAATGGGACAACAATGCGGCTCAGTATGGCCAATCCCTGGGGGTTGTGCCGTCAAAGCGGGTTCCCGATGTGGTGGAATTCCTGGTGGACCTGTTCCTGAAGGATCGTCAGAAGGGGGAAAAGTTCTCCCAGTTTGTCCATCGGATTGGGAAGAAGGACATCAAGGAGCGTCTGGCTCCTTTCTTGGAAATTCCGGCCTATGCGGTGGACAAGTCCTTCTACAGGGATTGGGGCGATACCCGTGAGTTCACGATCGGAGACATTGGCGTAGGCGAATGTGCGGGTGAAGTGGTCAGTCTGACTGATTTTGGGGTCGCCACGGCTGAAAGTCTCTACTTTGATGCCACCCTCTTGCTGGAAGGGAATAGCAGCAATGGCAATGTGAAACAGGCCGCTGAAAAAGCACTGGAAGCCATGATCAGTGCTGCTCAGGCTCTACTGAAAGTCCAGAATATCGATATTTCCAAGGATCCTGAAGTAGTGGTCAGGGAGTTCCGCAAATACTTCTACGACACCGAGCTGTTCTACGATCCGTTTGCCAAAGGTAAGTTTGCCAGCTATCTGTTCCAGGCTTATGACCAGCGTGATCGGGCGGTTGATCTGGATCAGGCCAGACAACTGATCGAAGAAGCCCGCCTGTTTATTGAAGCGGCCCATGAGTGTAATACACGCATGTTACAGGCTGGAATTACCAGTCCGGCGAGCTTCCAGAAGTGGCTCCTCGATCGCCAGATGCAACAATCGTCCTAA